A window of the Fusarium poae strain DAOMC 252244 chromosome 3, whole genome shotgun sequence genome harbors these coding sequences:
- a CDS encoding hypothetical protein (TransMembrane:1 (o62-82i)): MAPFYDCPRVNATIPPLSTTNVVSSLIKRHLKEPKQFPSMWDPAYKTKTASKKWSVQTWLKVIGGVILAIALLSLFISMAGIPGRRFTDTFNPPTPPPPPSPPPEPEYVMYHSPGAST; encoded by the exons ATGGCTCCTTTCTACGACTGTCCGCGTGTCAACGCAACGATACCGCCCCTGAGCACAACAAACGTTGTCTCCTCCCTCATCAAGAGACATCTCAAAGAGCCCAAACAATTCCCATCAATGTGGGATCCGGCTTATAAGACCAAGACCGCCAGCAAGAAATGGTCAGTCCAAACCTGGCTTAAAGTGATTGGCGGTGTTATTCTGGCTATCGCCCTTTTGTCGTTATTTATCAGCATGGCTGGCATCCCCGGCCGTCGCTTCACGGACACGTTTAACCCGCCAACG ccgccgccgcctccTTCGCCTCCGCCAGAGCCTGAATACGTGATGTATCATAGTCCTG GCGCAAGCACATAG
- a CDS encoding hypothetical protein (SECRETED:SignalP(1-18)) produces the protein MHFIKTVVLGMSIASVNAAALPAGSSDGLGCKVFGGEGCEADGASYADTLRRFLKRKAKTTTAVQKPAAAKTTAKAASTTKKAASTTKAAAGKTTSTTKQATSTAKPATNKPTTTSKPTSTSKPATGKTTSTGKSTSTGKSTSTGKSTSTGKSTSTGKSTSTGKTTSTGKATSTGKSTSTGKSTSTGKSTTSNIPISPAKPGTTTTTKSTSTVKTTSTTSTAKAVTTTAVPASPSKGTTTSTTTTKPTTTIITTTKPTTTSPSTTAKAPTTSTTSTTSTSSKASTTSSTTTSKSTSTTTTSSSTTLATSTKTGGSSTSLKVDDEKTTTSAKPAVEPTTNPKGDDDGKTTTSVKADDEKTTSAKVVDEDVTTSAQPASEPTTNPSGDDDDDDVPSIPSQGADDESSSVKPVDEPTVPSKVDDDKTTSVKADDEDITTSATPASEPTTNPTSDDDEESTPTSKPTDEKTDAPASEGSASATKVDEDESTSVKPVDEPTTPPKDDEDTTSDKPTGETTATEVFEEPNTKVASDESTPTSDASDDEETNTSKSVVDEEPTKVSSAEVDPTSIASDDGEEPTGTDEEPSDPTTPADDDETTTTKAPDSEETVSEKPASDPTVTSDAAGEESTSTKVAEEPAKDTTAVDEEPTAPSDKETSTTADEPITEPTGTQEEPATDTTATSPSDEESTTKAVEPEETVSDKPTGETTATEVFEEPNTKVASDESTPTSDAASGESTTTKAAEEPVQDTTVASDPEPTVTDDEPATEPTTTKASEPADDTTTKAAADPSTETTAVAEEPATEPTTTAKAADPVEEPTAGEPTSEPTKPADEESTAPSDTETSTTADEPVSEPTKAVDPAEETSATVVEPASGTTTSKADEEPASDPTSASAVEESTPTPTTLVTMVKPTTSAAEEPTAEEPSSESTTPAAEEPASEPTTTAKAADPVEEPTTATAASEPTTTANSDGSSGSSGSSDEPSGSGSGSSSSGSSDEPSGSGSSSGSGSSSGSSDEPSGSGSSSGSSGSSDEPAGSGSGSSSSSDEPSGGSP, from the coding sequence ATGCATTTCATCAAGACGGTCGTTCTTGGCATGTCCATCGCCTCTGTCAACGCAGCCGCGTTGCCTGCAGGAAGCTCTGATGGACTTGGCTGCAAGGTCTTTGGCGGCGAAGGCTGTGAAGCTGATGGAGCTTCATATGCTGACACACTGAGACGTTTCCTCAAGAGGAAGGCCAAGACAACTACTGCTGTCCAGAAGCCGGCTGCTGCCAAGACAACAGCAAAGGCTGCCTCAACTACCAAGAAAGCTGCTTCCACCACCAAGGCAGCGGCTGGTAAGACTACCTCTACCACCAAGCAGGCTACGTCTACAGCCAAGCCTGCTACCAACAAGCCCACAACCACTTCCAAGCCCACCAGCACTAGCAAGCCTGCTACCGGCAAGACTACTTCCACTGGAAAGTCTACTTCCACTGGAAAGTCTACCTCTACTGGAAAGTCTACCTCTACTGGAAAGTCTACCTCTACAGGAAAGTCTACCTCTACAGGCAAGACTACGTCAACCGGCAAGGCTACTTCCACTGGAAAGTCTACCTCTACTGGAAAGTCTACCTCTACCGGAAAGTCAACAACCTCAAACATCCCCATTTCCCCTGCTAAGCCCGGCACTACCACCACTACCAAGTCTACTTCTACTGTCAAGACTACCTCTACCACCTCTACTGCCAAGGCGGTCACGACTACAGCCGTCCCTGCTTCCCCTAGCAAGGGAACTACCACCAGTACCACAACTACCAAGCCTAcaaccaccatcatcactacCACTAAGCCTACTACCACCTCTCCTTCCACCACGGCAAAGGCACCTACTACCTCTACCACATCCACGACAAGCACCTCCTCCAAGGCCAGCACAACCTCATCCACTACTACTTCCAAGTCTACATCAACTACTACCACCTCATCCAGCACAACCTTGGCTACTTCAACCAAGACTGGGGGTTCCTCCACTTCCCtcaaggttgatgatgagaagaccACCACTTCTGCCAAGCCTGCTGTAGAGCCCACCACGAACCCCaagggtgatgatgatggcaagaCCACCACTTCTGTCAAggctgatgatgagaagactACTTCTGCCAAAGTCGTTGACGAGGATGTCACTACTTCTGCACAGCCTGCCTCAGAGCCCACTACAAACCCCAgtggcgatgatgatgacgatgatgtgcCCTCTATCCCTTCCCAAGGCGCCGATGACGAGTCATCTTCGGTCAAGCCAGTTGACGAGCCTACTGTCCCTTCCAAGGTCGACGATGACAAGACCACTTCTGTCAAGgccgatgatgaagacatcACCACTTCTGCCACGCCAGCCTCAGAGCCTACTACCAACCCCACgagtgatgatgacgaggagtcCACTCCCACTTCCAAGCCCACCGACGAGAAGACTGACGCTCCTGCGTCTGAGGGTTCTGCTTCCGCTACCAAGGTTGATGAGGACGAATCAACTTCAGTCAAGCCAGTTGATGAGCCCACAACACCTCccaaggatgatgaagacaccACTTCCGACAAGCCTACTGGTGAGACTACTGCTACTGAGGTGTTTGAGGAGCCAAACACCAAGGTTGCCTCGGATGAGTCTACTCCCACATCTGACGcttctgatgatgaggagaccAACACTTCCAAGTCTGTTGTCGACGAGGAACCCACCAAGGTCTCTTCAGCTGAGGTTGATCCTACTTCCATTGCATCTGATGACGGAGAGGAGCCCACTGGCACTGATGAGGAGCCTAGCGATCCCACCACTCCtgctgacgatgatgagaccaccaccaccaaggcACCTGATTCTGAGGAGACTGTCTCCGAGAAGCCTGCCAGCGACCCCACTGTCACTTCAGACGCCGCTGGTGAGGAATCTACCTCGACCAAGGTTGCTGAGGAGCCTGCCAAGGACACTACTGCTGTTGACGAAGAGCCTACTGCTCCTTCTGACAAGGAGACCTCTACCACAGCAGATGAGCCCATCACTGAGCCTACTGGCACCCAAGAGGAGCCTGCTACTGATACCACTGCCACCTCTCCATCTGATGAGGAGTCTACTACCAAGGCAGTTGAGCCTGAGGAGACGGTTTCTGACAAGCCTACTGGCGAGACCACTGCAACTGAGGTCTTTGAGGAGCCCAACACCAAGGTAGCTTCGGATGAGTCTACTCCTACTTCAGATGCCGCTAGCGGGGAATCCACCACTACCAAGGCGGCAGAGGAGCCTGTCCAGGATACCACTGTTGCCTCTGACCCAGAGCCCACTGTCACAGACGACGAGCCTGCCACTGAGCCTACCACCACCAAGGCCTCTGAGCCTGCTGATGATACCACCACCAAGGCTGCAGCTGATCCTTCCACTGAGACCACCGCTGTTGCTGAAGAGCCCGCCACTGAGCCTACTACCACTGCTAAGGCTGCTGATCCTGTTGAGGAGCCCACTGCTGGGGAGCCTACATCTGAGCCCACCAAGCCTGCCGATGAGGAGTCTACTGCTCCTTCTGACACGGAAACCTCTACCACAGCAGATGAGCCTGTCAGTGAGCCCACCAAGGCGGTTGATCCCGCTGAGGAGACCAGTGCCACAGTTGTGGAGCCCGCCAGCGGAACTACCACTTCCAAGGCTGATGAGGAACCTGCCAGCGACCCTACCTCTGCTTCTGCTGTTGAGGAGTCCACTCCTACCCCCACCACTCTGGTGACAATGGTGAAGCCTACTACTTCAGCTGCTGAGGAGCCCACTGCTGAAGAACCTTCGTCTGAGTCTACCACACCCGCCGCTGAGGAGCCCGCTAGCGAGCCTACTACTACTGCCAAGGCGGCTGACCCTGTTGAGGAGCCTACTACTGCTACTGCTGCTTCTGAGCCCACGACTACGGCCAACTCTGATGGCTCATCTGGTTCATCAGGCTCATCTGACGAACCATCTGGTTCCGGTTCCGGCTCTAGTTCATCCGGCTCCTCTGATGAACCATCTGGATCTGGTTCTTCGTCTGGTTCAGGTTCTTCATCTGGCTCCTCTGATGAACCCTCTGGATCTGGATCTTCCTCTGGATCATCTGGCTCCTCTGACGAACCTGCTGGATCTGGCTCTGGTTCGTCCAGCTCATCTGATGAGCCATCCGGTGGTAGCCCTTAA
- a CDS encoding hypothetical protein (TransMembrane:11 (o52-75i82-101o107-130i142-162o182-203i288-310o322-345i357-376o388-413i425-444o456-474i)) — protein MSNSDEPYTMESTPKKTIWQSIRENPKGVLGQSLVMTRFTQNFPSVVESSSATGWLTSILQLGGILGSLSAGVLSEIISRKYTMFIACCWVVLGSYLYVGATAGNPSLLYAGRFLTGIGVGLFSGVGPLYNAELSAPHMRGLLVSFYQLATILGIMLSFWVGYGCNYIGGTGDGQSDLAWRLPSIIQGIPAAILAVGIWFMPFSPRWLVKVGRDEEAKSTLAWMRKLPIDSDQVQVEYLEIKAEAVFEQKVFARDFPHLAEKGKSRFHQEIAQYVTCFRSMDNFKRVCTAWLIMFFQQWSGIDAIIYYASNVFISLGLTGGTIALLATGVTGVVFLISTIPAMLIIDRVGRKPMLQVGSIVMGASMITVGIIVAKFRHDWPSHVAAGWTAVALIWVYIAGFGATWGPVSWTLISEIFPLSIRAKGASIGASSNWLNNFAIAFFVPPMLEAWEWGTYIFFAVFLFADILWVWFFLPETKNASLEEMDRVFKSRAGEQDAELLREAQAEVGLFGSASDRKASMEKQGEKHVEEL, from the exons ATGTCAAACTCGGACGAGCCTTACACCATGGAGTCTACTCCCAAAAAGACCATCTGGCAGTCTATCCGTGAGAACCCAAAG GGTGTTCTGGGACAGTCTCTCGTCATGACCAGATTCACCCAAAACTTCCCTTCAGTTGTCGAATCATCTTCAGCGACTGGATGGCTCACATCTATCCTCCAATTAGGAGGTATCCTCGGATCTCTATCAGCTGGTGTCCTCAGCGAGATCATCTCACGAAAGTACACCATGTTCATCGCCTGCTGCTGGGTCGTTCTCGGCAGTTACCTCTACGTCGGCGCCACAGCCGGAAACCCTTCTCTTCTCTACGCCGGCCGTTTCCTCACTGGTATCGGTGTCGGTCTCTTCAGCGGTGTTGGCCCTCTTTACAACGCCGAACTCTCTGCTCCCCATATGCGAGGTCTTCTCGTCTCTTTCTACCAGCTCGCCACCATTCTCGGCATCATGCTTTCTTTCTGGGTTGGTTACGGATGTAACTACATTGGTGGAACCGGCGATGGACAATCCGATCTTGCTTGGCGACTTCCTTCCATCATCCAGGGTATTCCCGCTGCTATCCTCGCCGTTGGTATCTGGTTCATGCCCTTTTCTCCCCGTTGGCTCGTCAAGGTTGGCAGAGATGAGGAGGCCAAGTCTACTCTCGCATGGATGAGGAAGCTTCCCATCGACTCTGACCAGGTTCAGGTTGAGTACCTCGAGATCAAGGCCGAGGCTGTTTTCGAGCAAAAGGTTTTCGCCAGAGATTTCCCTCACCTCGCTGAGAAGGGCAAGAGCCGTTTCCACCAGGAGATTGCTCAATACGTCACTTGCTTCCGATCCATGGACAACTTTAAGCGAGTTTGCACTGCTTGGCTCATCATGTTTTTCCAGCAGTGGTCTGGTATTGATGCCATCATTTACTACGCCTCCAACGTTTTTATCAGTCTGGGTCTCACTGGCGGAACCATTGCTCTTCTCGCTACTGGTGTCACTGGTGTCGTTTTCCTCATCAGCACTATTCCTGCTATG TTGATCATCGATCGCGTTGGTCGCAAGCCTATGCTTCAAGTTGGTTCCATTGTCATGGGTGCCAGTATGATTACTGTCGGTATCATCGTTGCCAAGTTCCGTCACGACTGGCCCTCTCACGTCGCAGCCGGTTGGACTGCAGTTG CTCTCATCTGGGTTTACATCGCTGGTTTCGGTGCTACATGGGGTCCTGTTTCTTGGACTCTAATCTCCGAGATCTTCCCCCTCTCCATCCGTGCCAAGGGTGCTTCCATCGGTGCTTCCAGCAACTGGCTCAACAACTTTGCCATCGCCTTCTTCGTTCCTCCCATGCTTGAGGCCTGGGAGTGGGGAACCTACATCTTCTTCGCTGTTTTCCTGTTTGCCGATATCCTTTGGGTATGGTTCTTCCTTCCCGAGACCAAGAACGCATCCCTTGAGGAGATGGACCGTGTCTTCAAGAGCCGAGCTGGAGAGCAGGATGCTGAGCTTCTTCGTGAGGCCCAAGCAGAGGTTGGACTTTTCGGATCTGCTTCTGACCGAAAGGCTTCTATGGAGAAGCAGGGCGAGAAGCACGTTGAGGAATTGTAA